One Longibacter salinarum genomic window carries:
- a CDS encoding ABC transporter ATP-binding protein, with product MARDRSSKHEATDTEEQPLKASAEESSSPDGGAESRRSPKKLWTALRRIFLLSRPYWGRLFGALILLSAGSLVALVVPLGLRELLNAVFEDANRAMLDRLTLGLVVLFLIQAVVSFSGNYLLEWTGERVVADLRQRIYRHLHRLTLRFFSDHRTGDLTSRLTNDVGSVRSAVTQALADLLTQSLSLIGSVVLMVVLNWRLSVIIFVIVPVVTIAAIYFGRKIRSLARNIQDRLADTTAIAEEALSSVRLVKSFARSGYEVDRYNRAVDDLFEESRVRVLVSATFSSVVGLLFFSALTAIFWYGGTEVLAGRLTTGDLVAFIFYAFNIARSVGGMSRLYSTFNSAAGATERLFELLDTEPEIQDASDAVPLTDLRGDITFDHVTFAYEEEPVLRDINMEVAAGETVAFVGPSGAGKSTAMSLIPRFYDPQEGRVMIDGQDLRDVTIQSVRSQVASVSQDVQLFNSTIAENIRYGRLEATDEEVRDAARAANAHEFIASLPDGYEAEVGERGVKLSGGQRQRIAIARALLRDARILLLDEATSSLDSASEALVQEALDRLMEGRTTLIIAHRLSTVQDADRILVFDHGRIVQRGTHEELFAQDGLYRDLAALQFRNGSREDAVESLRERQ from the coding sequence ATGGCCCGCGACCGCTCGTCCAAACACGAAGCGACGGATACAGAAGAACAGCCGTTGAAAGCGTCGGCTGAAGAAAGCTCCTCCCCGGATGGGGGGGCCGAATCGCGTCGTTCACCGAAGAAACTGTGGACGGCCCTCCGGCGGATATTTCTGCTCAGCCGGCCATACTGGGGCCGCCTCTTCGGCGCACTGATCCTGCTCTCGGCGGGATCTCTGGTCGCTCTCGTCGTTCCGCTCGGGCTCCGCGAACTGCTGAATGCAGTCTTCGAGGATGCGAACCGGGCGATGCTCGATCGCCTCACGCTAGGACTGGTCGTTCTCTTTCTGATCCAGGCCGTCGTCTCCTTCAGCGGTAACTATTTGCTGGAGTGGACCGGCGAGCGCGTCGTTGCCGATCTGAGGCAGCGCATCTACCGGCATCTCCATCGGCTCACGCTCCGCTTCTTCAGCGACCACCGTACCGGCGACCTGACGTCCCGCCTCACGAACGACGTCGGCTCCGTGCGGAGCGCCGTGACGCAGGCGCTCGCGGACCTGCTGACGCAGTCACTGTCGCTCATCGGGTCGGTCGTCCTGATGGTCGTGCTCAACTGGCGTCTGAGCGTCATCATTTTCGTCATCGTTCCCGTGGTGACGATCGCAGCGATCTACTTTGGTCGAAAGATTCGGTCGCTCGCGCGCAACATCCAGGACCGGCTCGCGGACACGACGGCCATCGCGGAGGAGGCGCTATCGTCCGTTCGTCTCGTCAAGTCGTTCGCCCGGTCAGGCTACGAGGTCGACCGGTACAATCGTGCTGTGGACGACCTGTTCGAGGAGTCGCGTGTGCGCGTCCTGGTGTCTGCGACTTTCTCCTCTGTGGTCGGACTCCTGTTTTTCTCGGCGCTTACGGCCATTTTCTGGTACGGCGGAACGGAGGTGCTCGCCGGTCGACTCACGACGGGCGATCTGGTCGCGTTCATCTTCTATGCATTCAATATTGCCAGGAGCGTTGGCGGGATGTCACGGCTCTACTCCACATTCAACTCGGCGGCCGGGGCAACGGAGCGCCTGTTCGAACTGCTGGACACGGAGCCGGAGATTCAGGACGCGTCGGATGCCGTACCTCTGACGGACCTTCGCGGCGACATCACGTTCGACCACGTCACGTTCGCCTACGAGGAGGAGCCCGTGCTACGGGACATCAACATGGAGGTGGCCGCGGGCGAAACCGTAGCGTTCGTCGGGCCGAGCGGGGCGGGGAAGTCGACGGCGATGAGTCTCATTCCGCGGTTTTACGATCCGCAGGAGGGGCGCGTGATGATCGACGGGCAAGACCTCCGCGACGTGACGATTCAGTCGGTGCGTTCGCAGGTGGCGTCGGTCTCGCAGGATGTGCAGTTGTTCAACTCGACAATCGCCGAAAACATTCGCTATGGCCGGCTTGAGGCAACGGACGAGGAGGTTCGAGATGCGGCTCGAGCGGCGAATGCGCACGAGTTCATCGCGTCGCTGCCCGACGGATACGAGGCGGAGGTTGGGGAGCGTGGCGTGAAACTCTCTGGCGGGCAACGCCAGCGCATCGCGATTGCACGGGCACTTCTCCGCGACGCTCGGATCCTTCTGCTGGACGAAGCTACCTCGTCCCTCGACTCCGCGTCAGAGGCACTCGTTCAGGAGGCGCTGGATCGGCTGATGGAGGGGCGAACAACCCTTATCATTGCCCACCGTCTCTCCACCGTTCAGGACGCCGACCGAATTTTGGTTTTCGATCACGGACGCATCGTGCAACGAGGAACGCACGAAGAGCTATTCGCCCAGGACGGCCTGTATCGTGACTTAGCAGCGCTCCAGTTCCGCAACGGCAGCCGCGAAGACGCCGTCGAGTCCCTCCGAGAAAGGCAGTGA
- a CDS encoding ABC transporter ATP-binding protein: MEATRTDAATTPSAERPLIQVNDLKKRYQMGSEVVWALDGITLSVERGEYIAIMGPSGSGKSTLMNMLGCLDTPTSGQYFLNGQDVSHYTDDELAEIRNREIGFVFQTFNLLPRVDCLRNAELPLIYAGMSRSERRERAAEALRKVGLGDRMDHRPNELSGGQRQRVATARALVNRPSIILADEPTGNLDTETGDEIMMLFESLYRQGNTLLVVTHEEDIAHHARRILRLRDGKLEQDVAVTSPALADAVVD; this comes from the coding sequence ATGGAAGCGACGCGAACCGACGCAGCAACCACGCCCAGCGCAGAGAGGCCGCTGATTCAGGTCAACGACCTCAAAAAGCGCTATCAGATGGGATCTGAGGTCGTCTGGGCCCTCGACGGCATCACGCTTTCCGTAGAGCGCGGCGAGTACATCGCCATCATGGGACCATCGGGGTCGGGCAAGTCGACACTGATGAACATGCTCGGCTGCCTCGACACGCCAACGAGCGGCCAGTATTTTCTGAACGGTCAGGATGTCAGTCATTATACCGACGACGAATTGGCGGAAATCCGGAATCGGGAGATCGGCTTCGTTTTCCAGACGTTTAACTTGTTGCCGCGTGTTGACTGCCTCCGCAACGCGGAGTTGCCGCTGATCTACGCCGGCATGTCACGTTCGGAGCGCCGCGAGCGTGCCGCCGAAGCGCTGCGGAAGGTGGGGCTGGGCGACCGCATGGATCATCGCCCGAATGAACTCTCGGGTGGACAGCGTCAGCGGGTCGCTACGGCCCGGGCCCTGGTCAATCGGCCCTCGATCATCCTCGCGGATGAGCCGACGGGAAATCTCGACACAGAAACAGGCGACGAGATTATGATGCTGTTTGAGTCGCTCTACCGACAGGGCAACACGCTTCTCGTCGTCACCCACGAGGAGGACATCGCCCATCACGCCCGCCGGATTCTCCGCCTCCGCGACGGGAAGCTTGAGCAAGATGTCGCGGTGACGTCGCCCGCACTGGCGGATGCTGTCGTCGACTGA